The Streptomyces noursei ATCC 11455 sequence CGCCGAATTCCACCCCATAAGGAGCCGACAGCTCCGTCAGCCAGTCCCGCAACGGGTCCTGCCGCTGCTCAGGTTCCAGTTCGGACATCTGACGCAGGAACTCCCGGCGGAAGTAGCCGGTCAAATCGCTGCCCCACAGCACCCGGCCGCTCGCAGCACCACAGGCCCGGGCGGCGACGGCACCGGCGAACGTGAACTGCTCCCACAGCACGATGTCCGGAGACCATTCCCGAGCGAACTCGACCAGCCCGCCGGTGAAGGTCTCATCGTTCACCACCGAATAGAAACCGGACACCGAGCCAGCTTCGAGACCGTACAGGAACTCCCGGGACAACACCTCGGGACGCCCTGCAAGGTCCAGATTCGTGGAATACCGTGTCAGATCGGTGTTGCCCAGTTCGGCCATGATCTGAACGGTCTCCTCGGCCGACACGCCAAAGTACCGGTGGTCCGATCCCACGGGCACGGCGGTCAGCCCGGCGTCGGTAACCCACTTAGTGAACCCCGGCTGAGTGGCGAACCGGACTTCATGGCCCGCGACGCGTAACGCCCAAGCAAGAGGAACACAGCCCAGGAAATGGGTGTTATGCGCAAAACTGGTGATGAGGACTCGCATAGGGTTCTCCTTGGATAACGCACTTCCTGACAAGGGCGCACCCGCACCTGAAGGGGTCCGGGCGCGGCCCACCGGTGACGGCATGGTGAGGGTCAGGGAAGCGGCACGTCGAGAATCGGGAACACGGTACGGCCCGCCATCGCGTTGGCGGGATCGATCGAAGGTTCCTTGATCTCCCAGCCGTTGTAGTAGTCAATGCACTGGGCGAATCGGGGCGAGTTGCGCTCCAGGGCGCCCTCCGGCATGTCAAGCCACATCTTCGTCTGCGGCTTGAGGTACCAGCGGCAGAAGTACATCAGCATGCTGATGCGGTGGCCATCGACGGTTCTCGGTGAGGCGCCGTGCCAAGTTGCCCCGTACCAGGCGATGATGGAGCCGGCCGGGCATTCCACCGCGACGGGCTCCGGGATTCCGGTGCCGAACAGCGACGCCGGCCGGTCACGGCTGGAAAGCTCCTGAGTGACCTCGCCCATTACTGGCTGGCGCAGCAATTTGTGGCTGCCCGGCACAAACATAGTTGATCCGTGTTCGCGCGAGTAATCACTAAGCGCATATGTCACGTTGCAGTGCTGCGGGACGATCGGGTAGGGCTCCGTCATTGCCGTGTCTGCGTGGAAGGTAAGGTCTGTATCCCCCTTCGCCTTGACGGCTCCCTCGAACACGCTGATTCGGCAGGTGTGGCCCGCCATCGCCCGTGCCAGCGTTTGCACTACCGGATTCATCAAGGCCGTCTCGAAGATCGGGTCGTCCCAGAGGATCTTCGGCATCAGGTCGCCGAGACCGTGTGTGGCGGACTGCTGCATCCGCTCGACGTAGGTACCGGTATCGGTGCGGCGTCGGTGCGTCTCAAGCACGGCCTCGCGCAGGGCCGCGGTGAACTCCGGGCTGGCGACCTTCTCGGGCGGCACGACCGTGAAGCCGTTGAGTTCGAGTTCAAGCAGATGTTGAGTGAGCCCGAGCTTCTGCGCTGCTTCAAGAAGTAACGCGTCTGTCCCCACAGGATTGAGAGCATCAAGCGGTGGGTTGACCATTGTGTACGCTCGCTTTCTTGGATAAATGATGAATTCTGGGGCGGCATAGCCTGCCCCATCTGTTGAGGCCAGAGTGCCGTCGCCGGTCCGGCGGGCCACCGTCCGCTCGCCGCAGTCACGAGCGCGCGCATCAGCGAACGTCAGGCGCTGGCCTGCCACAGGACGCCTTGGTCCCTATCTGCGTCGGCGAGATTGCGCGGGATAGCGTTGGTGGACCGAAAGACCACGATCGCCGAAAGGCAGGGGGTGATCCTGTCTGCCTGGCCGTCAGTGCCTGGCACTGCACTGTGATACGAACGCGAGAGTGAGTATCTCACCGCCCTCCTCAGTTCACGGCCGCACCGGACGCATCAGGGGAATGCGGCAAGCCCGCCAGACGCGAGAACGTCCACGGCGCCCCGGCACACCGCACCATATACCGGTCGCGACCCATGAGCTCGGCCACCTCAGGAAGAGGTCAACATGTCTGTGCGGACCGGTGCGCCGTACGCGAGGATCTGTTGGGCGAACTGCCTTTGTCGTCTCGGCGACGGGTGAATCGCTTCCTGTGACGGCGGGCGTCAGGCTCTGGTTCGTCGCGTATTCCTTCCCCGTATTGCGAGTCGGCCCCGGGCTGTCTGGCAGTCCCGGCCGCCCGCTACGGCAAGCCCGGGGGAAGCTTCCCCGTCGGCCTCCGCTTCCGCGCATCGGTGATCCGGGTCAGGGATCTCAGACGAGCCACTCCTTGATCACAGCCAACTGCGCACTCTGACGGCACTATTCGTGGCAGGCCGTCAGCTCAGTCGCAGCGGCAGGGAAGTCAGCCGCCAGAAGCCGGGCAGTGGTGTCCGTTTGAGATGTTGGCGTTCCACTCCGAGGGAGACGTCGGGGTAGTGCGCAAACAGCTTGCTGAAGGCAACTTCGCCCATTTGCCGGGCCAGGGCGGCGCCCAGGCAGTAGTGCGCCCCGTGGCCGAAGCCCACATGGTTCTCGGCGTGGCCCGCGGGGTGGCGGGTCAGGTCGAGACGCTCGGGGTCGGTGTAGTGGCGCGGGTCGTAGTTCGCCGAAGCCAGAATGGGTTGGATGGTATCGCCCTTGCGGATCACGGTGCCGGCGAGGTCGATGTCCTCGGAGGCGTAGCGCAGATGGGCCATGAGCCCCGGTCCGCACCAGCGCATCAGCTCGTGGAGGGCGCGTGGCATCAGGGCCGGGTCGTCCTTGAGCAGGCGCAGCTGGTCGGGGTGGGTGAGCAGGGCCAGTGTGCCGTTGCCGATGAGGTGGGCGGTGGTCTCAAGGCCGCCCGAGACGATGGTGAGGACCATGGTGACCATCTCGACGTTGCTGAGCCGGCTGCCGTCATCGTCATGGGCCCGGATCAGGTCGCTGAGCAGGTCGTCGGTAAGGGCACGGCGTCGCTCGCGGATCAGCTCATGGATGTTTTCGATCAATTCGGCGAACGCGGAGCCGGTCTCGTCCGGCTGCAGGGATACGGGTTCGCTGCCCCACTGATGCCACTGCCGGCGGTACTCCTCAGGTATGCCGATCAGTTCGCAGATGACCGTGATCGGCAGCGGGTAGGCGAAGTGCTGGATCAGGTCGGCGACACCGTCGTCGGCGTACTCGGGGAGCCGGGTCAGCAGCTCGTCGGTGATCTCCTCGACGCGCGGCCGCAGGTCGGTGATCTTCCGTGCGGTGAAGGCGCGGGAGACGAGACGGCGCAGTCGGGTGTGTTCGGGGGCGTCGTTGGTGAGGATCGATTCCAGTAGATAGCCGTGCAGGTGCTCGGGGAGGCCCATCTCCCTTAGTGTCCAGGCCAGTGGGGCATCCTCGGCTGCACGGTTCAGGGACGGGGTGAGCGGGTTGTTCAGGAACCGCGGGTCGCGCAGAACCTGCCGTACCTCGTTGAAGCGGGTCACGAACCATACAGGTGAGCCGTCGATGGACCGGCCGCGGATGACCGGGCCCTGCTCTCGCAGCGCGCCGTAGCCGGTAATCGGGTCATGGAGCATCTCCGGGTCCATCATGCTCGGCTCATCGGAGTGTTGCCCAGCATGCTCCGCGAGTGGCGAGCTGGGTAATGCCGACATCGTGTCTCCTTCCGACCGGAGGGGGTGAGGGAATGTGGGTGTGACTCGGCCGGGCGCGGTGCGGGACCGGGCCCAGCCGAATCACGGGCGGGTTTCAGTCGCGCAGTTGGCGGCGCGTCCCTGCGTGCTGAGGCCCGCCATGGGCTCGCATGTGACTCTGGTTGCGCAGTGGGCTCCTCACGGGGACGGGGCCGCTGAGCGGGTACGGGATTGCGTCACGTCTGCGCTCAGCGGCATCGTCCGCTGTGAGAAGCCTCCGTGCCCCGAACGGCGAGCCGTTCAGGTGGCCGCGCTCACTCCTTCTGGTTGCGCTCCTGGAACTTGCGCAGCAGCTCACGGCGCTTGGCCTCGGCATCGGCGAGCGCCCGCTCGTCCTTTGCACCACCCGTGCCGCCGCGCAGCGCGCCCCGTGAGAGCTTGTGGCGAGTGCCGCCGACACCGAGCATTCCGCCTGACTTTCCCTTGCCCATGGACAACCCTTCTCTTCGTGAATTGACGAGACGTATCGTCTCTACTGTTGATTGAGCTGGCTCACCACGTCAAGGCGATACGTCCAGCTTCTGTGCTGCATGGCGAAACGGCAGTTCCCACCTCCTCTCACCGCAACGAACGCCCCACCGTGCGTTCTTCGGCGCTGCCCTGGTCCACATCCGCCATCCGGCCGTCTGCAGCCAGTCACCGGCCGGCGTCGATGCCCGAGCACAACCAGCCGACGCCGAGAAGCCCCGTCTGCGTACCGGCACGGCCCGCGTGCGACTCCTGCCGAACCAGTCGTACCGTCTTGGCAGCCGCCAGGGCCCTCCGCCACATACCCAAGGGCATGGTGTACCGGAAGACCCGAGGGCATCGCGTACAGCGGCACGCCGGGTTGTGGAGGAGGTCTCAGTTCAGGACGCGCCCGTGTTCCATGCGTACGGCGCGGCCGGTGAAGCGCTGCCCGAACATGCGGTCGTGGGAGACGACCAGCAGCGCCCCTTGGTAGTGCGACAGAGCCACCTCCAAGTCCTCGACCAGTGAAGGGGACAGATGGTTCGTGGGCTCATCCAGGACGAGCAGGTCGGCAGGGTTGCGCAGGAGCCGGGCGAGCGCGAGCCGCCGCAGCTGCCCCACGGACAGGCGTCCCACCAGGGTGGTCAGGTCCCTGGGCCGGAAAAGCCCAAGTCCAAGGAGGGCTCCGCGGCTGTCCTCGGCCTCTCCCGGGAGCCCCTGCGCGAACGCCTCAAGGACGGTCTGGTCCGGGTCAGTGACCCGGGATTCCTGCGGCAGCCAGCCGGTGCGCTTGGCACGGGTGCTCTCTCCCCGGTCGGGCACCAGATCGCCGACCAGCACCTGCAGGAGGGTACTCTTGCCCGCGCCATTGGGGCCGGTGATCAAAACCCGCTCACCGGGCGCGATGCTGAACTCCGGGACGCTGAGCCTGCCGTCCACCTCCACCTGGTACAGCTCAGCGAGGGGGCCCGTGCCCGCGCTCTCGCCTCCCTTGAGGCGCGCGGCGAAGCGCATCGGCTTCGGCGGTCGAGGCACCGCATCCTCCTCCAACCGCCGCACACGTTCCTTGGCGTTGCGCACCCGTGCGGAGATCTGTTTCTCCACATTGCGCTGATGCAGTCCATTGATCCGGTCGGTATTACGCCGGGGACCGGCAGCCAGGTTTGTGGCCGCAGTACGCGCCAGCTCACGCTGACGCGCAAGGTCCTCCTGCCAGTCCTGGTACTGCTGCTCCCACCGCCGCCGCGCGGCTTCCTTAGCCTTGAGGTATCCGGAGTAGCCGCCGCCATGGCGGTGGACCGTGCGTTGCTCGGCATCCACCTCCCACAGCGCGGTGGCGACACGCTCCAGGAAGACCCGGTCATGGGAAACCACCACCACGCTGCCACGGTGGGCACGCAAATGCTCCTCGAGCCACTCCATCGCCGCGCGGTCCAGATGGTTCGTAGGCTCGTCGAGCAACATCAACTGAGGGGCAGCAGCCAGCAGACAGGCCAGGTTCAAGCGCGCCTGTTCCCCGCCGGAGAGGCTGCCAAGCCTTCGGTCGCTTTCCACAGCCGCCAGACCCAGGCCGTGGATAGCAGCCTCTACCCGGGCATCCGCGGCGTAGCCGTCCCGGGCCTCGAACGCCTCCAGAAGCTCACCGTAGGTGGCCAGCACTGCTTCCAGCTCGTCAGGCTCCGCCTCAGCCATCACCTCCTCCGCACGCCGCAAGGCGCGCTCCAGAGTTCGCAGCTCGGCCAGAGCGTGGTCGATGGCATCCTGCACCGTGTCGTCCTCTGGCAGGTCAGGAGTCTGCGGCAGATAGCCGGTACCTCCTGGCGCACGTACCAGCACGTTCCCCCTGTCCGGCTGGTCCAGGCCGGCGAGCAGACGCAGAAGGGTGGACTTGCCGGAGCCGTTTTCGCCGATGACGCCGATACGTTCACCTAAGCCGATCGACTGGTGTACGCCGTCCAGAAGGGGACGGTCGCCGGCACTGCGCTCAACGTCGTCCAGAACGATCTGGAACGCTCCGGAATCCGGTGCGACAAGCGGGAGTTGTTCAAGGTCAAGAGAACTCTTAGCCGTACGGCAAGGCGAAGAGGCGCTGTTGGCAGCGGAAGGAGAATTTTGCATGAGAAATGTACCGTTCCATCAGTTGCTCCAAGACTTCAACCGAGGGGAGTAGGGCTCAATCGGGGCGTGATGCACGGCAAATCACCGAAGAGGGCACCCCAAAACGCAGGGCGGCGCGCATCGCGTCGTCAGCACCCGAAGCCACAACTCTCGCAGGAACAACTCAGATGAAATAGAATCCCATGGTTGCGACCGTAGCATGCGAGTCCGAAGTTGCCAACCTCTTGTCGTGATGCCGTAGTTGAGTTGCCCTGACGCGACCACTTTCAGGTGAATGCCGCGGATACCCGGGCCAGAGGACCGCTGCCGCGGCGCACGGATGATCACGGCTCGCGGGCCGCGAACACACAGGGGACGATGTCCCCCTCGGACCCACGAAGAGGGCACTGCACCCGCTCGCAGACCGTCAAAACCCCCGACCCCGCGAACCCAAGGCACCAGCACCAGCACCAGCACCAGCACCAGCACCAGCACCAAGAAGGGCACCGCGAAGCTCAGTCCAGCGGCACCATCAGCACACCCAGCCTGCTCGCCAAGCGGCCCGGCTTCCGCACCCGCTTGCGCCACCGCCTGCGCAGCCAGCTCGCGGGCAAGAGCAAGCGCCGCAACATGGGCGAGCGCGACGTCATCGCGCGCCTCGACGGTCTCCATCAGCTCGTCTAGGCGCCGCTCGTGCCGGTTTGGGACCGGCTCAACACCCACGTCTCCCGCGAGATGCGCCGGCTCATCGAAGGACGCGAGCGGCTGACGGTCTTCCTGCTGCCCGCCTACTCGCCCGACCTGAACACGGTCGAGGGAGTGTGAGCACATGTCAAACGCAGCCTGGCCAACCTCGCCGTCGTCACCCTTGACCGCCTGGAGGTGCTCGTGCGCAACCGGCTCAAACCCCTCCAGTACCGGCCCGACACCTTCGACGGCTTCATAGCCGGAACCGGCCTGGCCCTCGACACCCCAACATCGCCCTGACGAGCCCAAGTCAGTAACGGTCGTGCCATCGGTGGTTCACCGCAACGACGGCCGTCGGACGACGATGGCTGGCGGGTTCCCCCGCGGGCGTTGCTGCCGTACCCAGTCAGGCATGACCGAATCGCGCAGGGGCAGTTGCGGGGCCGACGGCACGGCGCCAGCTGCGTCCGGCCTTGGTGGGGCCCGGGCGCCGGTCACGTCCGCAAACGGAGGCTAAACGCCGGCTCGGCGAGATCAGCATGCGGCAAACGACGTGCACGTCGCGGGTGAACGAGTCCGCTCAGCGATGCCCTGGTGGCTGCCTGGCCGTCTCATCCAGCAGATCCCAGGTGGCATGGTGCACGATCAGGTGTGCAGGGATCTCCTGCCGCACCCCTTTGGCGTCTGCGATCTCGAGACCGCCCCCGTCGTGCCCGTCCTGCTGCCAGCGGCGGAACAGGTGGTACGCCCGGGCCCACCTGCCGTATCGCTCGGGCACATCGCGCCACGGCACACCGATGCGAGTGCGAAACCGAGTGCCGTCGATCAGCTGGCACCTGGTCCATATCGGCGGACGGCCCGGCTTCAACCCAGGCAACAACGGTTCCAGCCAGGCCCATTGCGTATCCGTCAGGTCTCCGCCTGCCACCGGAACGAGATCATCTCACCCAGAGACCCACTTCCGACACAGGCCCTGACAGTTCGTCTGTTTCCCGTGCACCGCAGCACTGCGGGGCCACCCCGACCCGGCATCCGACCGTCCTTGGGCACCGAGACATCGTCGATCACCCAAGCCATCGGGCCGATCAGTGGGAGCATCCATTCGGCGATCCGCCGCTGGGTAGGCAC is a genomic window containing:
- a CDS encoding phytanoyl-CoA dioxygenase family protein — its product is MAGQRLTFADARARDCGERTVARRTGDGTLASTDGAGYAAPEFIIYPRKRAYTMVNPPLDALNPVGTDALLLEAAQKLGLTQHLLELELNGFTVVPPEKVASPEFTAALREAVLETHRRRTDTGTYVERMQQSATHGLGDLMPKILWDDPIFETALMNPVVQTLARAMAGHTCRISVFEGAVKAKGDTDLTFHADTAMTEPYPIVPQHCNVTYALSDYSREHGSTMFVPGSHKLLRQPVMGEVTQELSSRDRPASLFGTGIPEPVAVECPAGSIIAWYGATWHGASPRTVDGHRISMLMYFCRWYLKPQTKMWLDMPEGALERNSPRFAQCIDYYNGWEIKEPSIDPANAMAGRTVFPILDVPLP
- a CDS encoding cytochrome P450 family protein — encoded protein: MMDPEMLHDPITGYGALREQGPVIRGRSIDGSPVWFVTRFNEVRQVLRDPRFLNNPLTPSLNRAAEDAPLAWTLREMGLPEHLHGYLLESILTNDAPEHTRLRRLVSRAFTARKITDLRPRVEEITDELLTRLPEYADDGVADLIQHFAYPLPITVICELIGIPEEYRRQWHQWGSEPVSLQPDETGSAFAELIENIHELIRERRRALTDDLLSDLIRAHDDDGSRLSNVEMVTMVLTIVSGGLETTAHLIGNGTLALLTHPDQLRLLKDDPALMPRALHELMRWCGPGLMAHLRYASEDIDLAGTVIRKGDTIQPILASANYDPRHYTDPERLDLTRHPAGHAENHVGFGHGAHYCLGAALARQMGEVAFSKLFAHYPDVSLGVERQHLKRTPLPGFWRLTSLPLRLS
- a CDS encoding DUF6243 family protein, with protein sequence MGKGKSGGMLGVGGTRHKLSRGALRGGTGGAKDERALADAEAKRRELLRKFQERNQKE
- a CDS encoding TlrC/CarA/OleB/SrmB family ABC-F type ribosomal protection protein gives rise to the protein MQNSPSAANSASSPCRTAKSSLDLEQLPLVAPDSGAFQIVLDDVERSAGDRPLLDGVHQSIGLGERIGVIGENGSGKSTLLRLLAGLDQPDRGNVLVRAPGGTGYLPQTPDLPEDDTVQDAIDHALAELRTLERALRRAEEVMAEAEPDELEAVLATYGELLEAFEARDGYAADARVEAAIHGLGLAAVESDRRLGSLSGGEQARLNLACLLAAAPQLMLLDEPTNHLDRAAMEWLEEHLRAHRGSVVVVSHDRVFLERVATALWEVDAEQRTVHRHGGGYSGYLKAKEAARRRWEQQYQDWQEDLARQRELARTAATNLAAGPRRNTDRINGLHQRNVEKQISARVRNAKERVRRLEEDAVPRPPKPMRFAARLKGGESAGTGPLAELYQVEVDGRLSVPEFSIAPGERVLITGPNGAGKSTLLQVLVGDLVPDRGESTRAKRTGWLPQESRVTDPDQTVLEAFAQGLPGEAEDSRGALLGLGLFRPRDLTTLVGRLSVGQLRRLALARLLRNPADLLVLDEPTNHLSPSLVEDLEVALSHYQGALLVVSHDRMFGQRFTGRAVRMEHGRVLN
- a CDS encoding transposase, which translates into the protein MAGGDLTDTQWAWLEPLLPGLKPGRPPIWTRCQLIDGTRFRTRIGVPWRDVPERYGRWARAYHLFRRWQQDGHDGGGLEIADAKGVRQEIPAHLIVHHATWDLLDETARQPPGHR